A section of the Anaerobaca lacustris genome encodes:
- a CDS encoding PQQ-binding-like beta-propeller repeat protein — MRNEALRSICAGFLVSGCLGVSFAGDGNEWPQFRGPGGSGIAQETRSRGVPTEWDTTKNVAWRTNVPGLGWSSPIVWGNRVFLTTAVDAQGTEQPEGGFYLDKDRGGRGEHRWLVLAYDLNTGVKLWERQVHQAVPPRTHLKSSYASATPVTDGERVYAWFGEFGLLLALNAADGTEAWSFSEPPRKSRENWGFGASPVMHGDRVYLVHDNEEDAYVAAFDASTGNQIWRTKRPPETNWSTPLVWQNDQRAELVVAATGGITSYDLNGEALWELRGMSRITVPNPVAGNGMVYVGSGFVADRQKPLYAIRPGAAGDISLKEGETQNRYVAWRQERAAPYVPSFLVAGKYLYVIQDNGRLSCYDAVTGTVVYEERLRGHFTASPWMCGDRLFFLNERGDTYIVQSGPTFKLLATNTLEKLCLATPAVAGDRLLIRTSSRLYCIGSDQ, encoded by the coding sequence ATGAGAAACGAGGCGTTACGCAGTATCTGTGCTGGATTCCTGGTGTCGGGATGTTTGGGGGTGTCGTTTGCCGGAGACGGAAACGAATGGCCGCAGTTTCGGGGGCCCGGCGGCAGCGGCATAGCCCAAGAAACCAGGAGCAGAGGCGTCCCCACGGAATGGGACACGACGAAGAATGTGGCATGGCGCACCAACGTGCCGGGCCTGGGGTGGTCCAGCCCGATTGTCTGGGGGAACCGCGTTTTCCTCACCACCGCGGTGGACGCCCAGGGTACGGAGCAGCCGGAGGGCGGCTTCTATCTGGACAAGGATCGCGGCGGCCGTGGCGAACATCGCTGGTTGGTGCTCGCCTACGACCTGAACACCGGAGTGAAACTCTGGGAACGCCAAGTTCACCAGGCGGTTCCGCCGCGCACCCATCTCAAGAGCAGCTACGCTTCGGCGACCCCCGTCACGGACGGCGAGCGGGTGTACGCCTGGTTTGGCGAGTTCGGACTGCTGTTGGCCCTGAACGCGGCGGACGGCACCGAGGCGTGGTCCTTCTCGGAGCCGCCACGCAAATCCAGGGAGAACTGGGGGTTCGGCGCGTCGCCCGTGATGCATGGCGACCGGGTCTATCTCGTGCATGACAACGAGGAAGACGCCTACGTCGCGGCGTTCGATGCTTCAACCGGAAACCAGATCTGGCGGACCAAGCGACCGCCGGAGACCAACTGGAGCACGCCCCTGGTGTGGCAGAACGATCAGCGGGCGGAACTGGTCGTCGCCGCGACCGGCGGTATCACGTCCTACGATCTGAATGGGGAGGCGCTTTGGGAACTGCGCGGTATGTCCCGGATCACGGTGCCCAACCCGGTGGCGGGAAACGGAATGGTCTATGTCGGTTCGGGTTTCGTTGCGGATCGGCAGAAACCGCTCTACGCGATCCGCCCGGGCGCGGCGGGCGATATCTCGCTGAAAGAAGGCGAGACCCAGAACCGCTACGTGGCCTGGCGGCAAGAGCGCGCCGCTCCCTATGTCCCGTCGTTTCTGGTAGCCGGCAAGTATCTGTACGTGATCCAGGACAACGGCCGACTCTCCTGTTACGACGCGGTCACCGGTACTGTGGTGTACGAGGAGAGGTTGCGTGGCCACTTCACGGCCTCGCCCTGGATGTGCGGAGACAGGTTGTTCTTCCTGAACGAGCGTGGGGATACCTATATCGTGCAGTCGGGACCGACATTCAAGCTCCTGGCCACGAACACGCTCGAAAAGCTGTGTCTGGCCACACCCGCGGTGGCGGGCGACCGACTTCTGATCCGGACTTCTTCCCGGTTGTATTGCATAGGGAGCGATCAATGA